One genomic window of Centroberyx gerrardi isolate f3 chromosome 15, fCenGer3.hap1.cur.20231027, whole genome shotgun sequence includes the following:
- the comtd1a gene encoding catechol O-methyltransferase domain-containing protein 1: MAADIKMLFCIGLAFVLTDMGKSAFIGKSHSGGKDDPVLQYVVNNSLREHPVLTKLKLKTLEDPWSIMLVASEQAQLMANLIKLINGTKAIEIGMYTGYNALSMALAMPENGRVVACEIEDTYVNISKPFFEEAGVENKIDVRLQTATRTLNELIEAGEAGTYDFVFIDADKLNYDRYYEKSLELIRKGGIIAIDNVLWSGRVVDPAPEDLTSRSLDTLNKKLHKDQRIDLSMLTVGDGLTLAIKR; the protein is encoded by the exons ATGGCTGCAGATATCAAAATGCTTTTCTGCATTGGACTCGCTTTTGTGCTGACAG ATATGGGCAAGTCTGCCTTCATTGGGAAGAGCCACAGTGGAGGTAAAGATGATCCTGTGCTGCAGTATGTGGTTAACAACTCACTGAGGGAGCATCCAGTCCTCACCAAACTCAAACTG aaaaCTCTTGAGGATCCATGGAGTATCATGCTTGTTGCCAGTGAACAAGCCCAGCTTATGGCAAATCTTATTAAACTGATCAACGGCACTAAAGCAATTGAAATAG GAATGTACACAGGGTATAACGCACTGAGCATGGCCTTGGCCATGCCAGAGAACGGACGAGTGGTAGCTTGTGAAATAGAAGACACCTACGTGAACATTTCCAAACCATTTTTTGAAGAG GCTGGAGTTGAAAATAAGATAGATGTACGACTTCAAACAGCCACGAGAACACTGA ATGAGCTGATAGAGGCTGGAGAAGCTGGGACCTACGACTTTGTATTCATCGACGCTGATAAATTGAACTATGACAGATACTATGAGAAGTCTCTTGAGCTCATAAGAAAAGGGGGAATCATTGCTATTGACAAT GTGCTGTGGAGCGGTCGGGTCGTGGATCCTGCTCCTGAGGACCTGACCTCCAGGAGTTTGGACACACTCAATAAGAAGCTGCACAAGGACCAGAGGATTGATCTGAGCATGCTCACTGTGGGTGATGGGCTGACCCTGGCCATTAAGCGCTAA